One Entelurus aequoreus isolate RoL-2023_Sb linkage group LG09, RoL_Eaeq_v1.1, whole genome shotgun sequence genomic window carries:
- the LOC133656856 gene encoding heparan sulfate glucosamine 3-O-sulfotransferase 1-like, with translation MACFLASAFFLVLHTYAGVSLNSMDVTNNEHVTSQPPPGTSKRAPHSIIIGVRKGGTRALLEMLDIHPEVSAAATEVHFFDWDENYSKGLEWYRELMPYSYPDQITVEKTPGYFTSALAPERICAMNSSIKLLLILRDPAERVISDYTQVYFNRLENHKPVQAIENLLVRNGALNMRYKAIQRSLYDIHMRNWLRHFPLEQIHIVDGDLLIHDPLPELQKVEHFLNLPPRIVSSNFYFNQTKGFYCIRSDGRERCLHESKGRPHPVVNSTVLQQLRSYLQEHNRTFFRLVKRTFNWQ, from the coding sequence ATGGCCTGCTTCCTGGCCTCTGCCTTTTTTCTGGTTCTACACACGTATGCTGGCGTTAGTTTGAACAGCATGGACGTCACCAACAACGAACATGTGACCTCTCAACCTCCGCCGGGCACTAGCAAAAGAGCCCCACACAGCATAATAATCGGGGTGCGCAAGGGAGGCACGAGAGCCCTCCTGGAAATGCTTGACATACACCCGGAGGTTTCTGCTGCTGCAACTGAGGTGCATTTCTTCGACTGGGATGAGAACTACTCTAAAGGTTTAGAGTGGTACCGTGAGTTGATGCCCTACTCGTACCCTGACCAGATCACGGTGGAGAAAACCCCAGGATATTTCACATCAGCTCTTGCACCGGAACGCATATGTGCCATGAACTCATCCATAAAGCTGCTGCTGATTTTACGTGACCCGGCTGAGCGTGTCATCTCCGACTACACCCAGGTCTACTTCAACCGACTGGAGAACCACAAGCCAGTGCAAGCCATCGAAAACCTTCTAGTTCGCAACGGAGCTCTAAATATGCGCTACAAGGCCATTCAGAGGAGCCTATACGACATTCACATGCGGAACTGGTTGCGTCACTTCCCCTTGGAACAGATCCATATCGTCGACGGGGACTTGCTCATTCATGACCCCTTGCCAGAGCTTCAGAAAGTGGAGCACTTCCTCAACCTGCCCCCCAGGATAGTTTCCTCCAACTTTTACTTTAACCAAACCAAAGGCTTTTACTGCATCCGAAGTGACGGTCGAGAGCGATGTCTGCACGAGTCAAAGGGTCGTCCCCACCCTGTTGTCAACAGTACTGTCCTCCAACAACTCCGTTCTTACCTTCAAGAGCATAATAGAACTTTCTTTAGGCTGGTGAAGCGTACGTTCAACTGGCAGTAG